A section of the Alkalihalobacillus sp. LMS39 genome encodes:
- a CDS encoding post-transcriptional regulator, which yields MGEKQQFDVWKETVMPAITSKVEEFHLLGYERATAEEVWSCLIHKLRKKKEFMHLHTFVNVILTLKVGEYMNWLTMESYQANDWFANEGVLEEIVKDIT from the coding sequence ATGGGAGAAAAACAGCAGTTCGATGTATGGAAAGAAACGGTAATGCCAGCCATTACAAGTAAAGTAGAAGAATTTCATTTACTTGGCTATGAAAGAGCAACCGCAGAAGAAGTGTGGTCCTGTTTGATTCATAAGCTCAGAAAGAAAAAGGAATTTATGCATTTGCATACATTTGTAAATGTCATTTTAACTTTGAAAGTTGGCGAATATATGAATTGGCTGACAATGGAAAGTTATCAGGCAAATGATTGGTTTGCAAATGAAGGAGTTTTAGAAGAGATTGTCAAAGATATTACATAG
- a CDS encoding DUF368 domain-containing protein translates to MEWKNIYRGMMIGTSDIVPGVSGGTIAVLLGIYDRLIAAISGFFSREWKKHFGFLFPLGIGAVLAVFLLSHLIEWLIEFHFQATMFFFLGLIGGILPYLLRDINYKETFRAPHYAILVIAGLFIASTAFIGAREEIIIESYTLSSALVLFGSGFVASMAMILPGISGSFVLLLLGTYEPVLGAVTSFNIPMIATVAIGILLGLVMCSKAITYLLKKMPVFTYAFIIGIVAGSMVVIFPGIEPNFFLLLTSILTFIVGFYVAVTLGKVEHS, encoded by the coding sequence ATGGAGTGGAAAAATATTTATCGAGGAATGATGATCGGAACTAGCGATATTGTTCCTGGCGTAAGCGGTGGAACGATCGCTGTATTATTAGGAATTTATGATCGGTTAATTGCTGCGATTAGTGGCTTTTTTAGTCGAGAGTGGAAAAAGCATTTCGGCTTTTTATTTCCTTTAGGGATAGGCGCTGTTCTTGCTGTGTTTTTGTTGAGTCACTTAATTGAATGGTTAATCGAATTTCATTTTCAAGCAACAATGTTTTTTTTCTTAGGTCTAATCGGTGGAATTTTGCCTTATTTACTGCGAGACATTAATTATAAAGAAACGTTTCGAGCACCTCATTATGCAATATTAGTAATCGCAGGTTTGTTCATTGCTTCCACAGCTTTTATCGGAGCAAGAGAAGAGATTATAATTGAGTCTTATACATTATCGTCTGCATTAGTATTGTTTGGATCCGGATTTGTAGCTAGTATGGCGATGATTTTGCCGGGGATTAGCGGGTCGTTTGTATTGTTATTACTAGGGACATATGAACCTGTGTTAGGTGCCGTCACGTCCTTTAATATTCCAATGATAGCAACAGTTGCAATCGGTATACTTTTAGGCCTTGTTATGTGTAGTAAGGCAATTACGTATTTGTTAAAAAAAATGCCTGTATTTACTTATGCATTTATTATCGGAATTGTAGCGGGTTCCATGGTTGTTATTTTTCCGGGAATTGAACCGAATTTTTTCTTGTTATTAACGAGCATTCTAACGTTTATCGTAGGATTTTATGTTGCAGTGACACTTGGAAAAGTTGAACATTCATAG
- the secD gene encoding protein translocase subunit SecD, with the protein MVKKGRIIAFFLIVALLGGVIGMTLTDVTKEIKLGLDLQGGFEVLYEVKPANEGDVLNNDLLQATVAALNQRVNVIGVSEPNISIEGDDRVRVQLAGVEDQQTARDLLATEAQLTFRDVDDNILFDGTELQENGASTSFHPDTNLPIVTLTLKDSEMFYEVTREISQRPFGENRLVIWLDYEEGDTYYEEAMKAEPKFISDASVRAPINSRNVMIESSTFTQQQTRFLADILNAGALPTQLTEMYSHSVGASLGEQAMQKTIYAGFIGVGLIFLYVIFYYRFMGIIAMITLSAYIYLVLVIFNAMNAVLTLPGIAALILGVGMAVDANIITYERIKEEIRSGKSIMSAFKAGSRRSLSTILDANITTILAASVLFYFGTSSVQGFAVMLIVSILTSFITAVYGSRLLLGLWINSRIFNKKPRFFGVKESEISEL; encoded by the coding sequence ATGGTGAAAAAAGGTCGTATCATCGCTTTCTTTCTCATCGTCGCGTTATTAGGTGGAGTGATCGGAATGACACTTACAGATGTGACGAAAGAAATAAAGCTAGGATTGGACCTTCAAGGTGGGTTTGAAGTGTTATATGAAGTAAAACCAGCCAATGAAGGGGATGTCCTTAACAATGATTTATTACAAGCAACAGTTGCGGCGTTAAACCAACGGGTAAACGTCATTGGAGTATCAGAACCAAATATTTCGATTGAAGGGGATGATCGTGTCCGGGTACAGCTAGCAGGTGTCGAAGACCAGCAAACAGCCCGAGACTTATTAGCAACTGAAGCCCAACTTACATTTCGTGATGTTGATGACAATATTTTGTTTGATGGCACGGAATTACAAGAAAATGGAGCAAGCACGTCGTTTCATCCAGATACTAATTTACCAATTGTCACATTAACATTAAAAGATTCAGAAATGTTTTATGAAGTGACCCGTGAAATTTCACAACGTCCTTTTGGAGAAAATCGTCTCGTCATTTGGCTTGATTATGAAGAAGGCGATACATATTATGAAGAGGCGATGAAAGCGGAGCCAAAATTTATATCTGATGCTTCGGTTCGAGCTCCGATTAATTCAAGAAATGTTATGATTGAAAGCTCTACATTTACTCAACAACAGACCCGATTTTTAGCCGATATCTTAAATGCGGGTGCTCTTCCTACACAGCTTACGGAAATGTATTCTCATTCTGTTGGTGCATCATTAGGTGAGCAAGCGATGCAAAAAACGATTTACGCAGGTTTTATTGGAGTGGGATTAATTTTCTTATACGTTATATTCTATTATCGCTTTATGGGGATAATCGCAATGATTACGTTGAGTGCGTATATTTATCTTGTCTTAGTCATCTTTAATGCCATGAATGCAGTATTAACACTGCCAGGTATTGCAGCCTTAATATTAGGGGTAGGGATGGCTGTTGATGCGAACATTATTACGTATGAACGGATTAAAGAAGAAATTCGGTCGGGCAAATCGATTATGTCTGCATTTAAAGCAGGAAGTCGCCGCTCATTATCAACAATTTTAGACGCCAATATTACAACGATTTTAGCAGCTAGTGTGTTGTTTTACTTTGGGACAAGCTCTGTACAAGGGTTTGCAGTCATGTTAATTGTCAGTATTTTAACGAGTTTTATTACAGCGGTCTATGGTTCAAGGCTATTGTTAGGGTTGTGGATTAATAGTCGAATATTTAATAAAAAACCGCGTTTCTTTGGTGTAAAGGAGAGTGAGATAAGTGAGCTTTAA
- the spoVB gene encoding stage V sporulation protein B, protein MSKQTFLQGTLILIIAGLITRFLGFVNKIVVARIMGAEGVGLYMMAVPTLLLVITITQLGLPVAISKLVAEAEAQHDKRKIKRILVVSLSTTGFLSIIFTIGMVLFAPFISQTLLTDSRAFYPLIAIAPIVPIVALSSVMRGYFQGRQNMRPTAYSQVIEQVVRITLVAVMTSTFLPYGVEYAAAGAMASVVIGELASLVYMIFMFKSNKRIRIRKGFFGYLRKGKTTFQELMSIALPTTGSRLIGSLSLFFEPIVVAQSLAIAGVATAVATTQYGELTGFVIPLLLLPTFITYSLSVSLVPAISEASAKKQYQLIHHRLGQALRLAMISGGIAVVIMYVYAIPIMELMYDAPTVATYLKIMAPFSFFLYFQSPLQATLQALNLARAAMMNSLIGAVVKIGAIFVLASRPELGIMGAALAVAVGMVLVTLLHLASVAKTISFTLHVKETLKAVIIMALSGVFGFTLYEYGFMSFSLLPRTLLCIFLTTGFYGILLFLFGLVKKEDVDRLPYIGSTLSKFAHR, encoded by the coding sequence ATGTCAAAACAAACTTTTCTCCAAGGAACACTTATTTTAATTATCGCTGGTCTTATTACTCGGTTTTTAGGGTTCGTCAATAAAATCGTTGTCGCAAGAATTATGGGAGCCGAAGGGGTCGGCCTTTATATGATGGCTGTTCCAACTTTGCTTCTTGTTATTACGATTACACAACTTGGACTTCCCGTGGCGATTTCTAAGCTTGTGGCCGAAGCAGAAGCACAGCATGACAAACGAAAAATCAAGCGAATTTTAGTCGTCTCCTTAAGCACAACCGGATTCTTAAGTATTATTTTTACAATTGGGATGGTGTTATTTGCTCCGTTTATCTCACAAACATTATTAACAGATTCTAGAGCGTTTTACCCTCTCATTGCCATTGCACCGATTGTTCCGATTGTCGCTTTATCAAGTGTGATGCGTGGCTATTTTCAAGGAAGACAAAATATGCGTCCTACCGCATATTCCCAAGTTATTGAACAAGTTGTGCGGATTACATTAGTTGCCGTTATGACAAGCACCTTTCTTCCTTACGGGGTGGAATATGCAGCGGCTGGTGCGATGGCTTCTGTCGTTATTGGTGAATTAGCTTCGCTTGTGTATATGATTTTTATGTTTAAATCAAACAAACGAATTCGGATTCGCAAAGGATTTTTTGGGTATTTACGAAAAGGGAAAACGACTTTCCAAGAATTAATGAGTATTGCCCTTCCTACAACAGGAAGTCGATTAATCGGTTCATTGTCGCTATTTTTCGAACCGATTGTTGTAGCACAAAGCTTAGCAATTGCCGGTGTGGCGACAGCTGTAGCGACAACGCAATATGGGGAGCTAACAGGATTCGTCATTCCTTTACTTTTATTACCGACCTTTATTACATACTCATTATCCGTCTCTCTCGTTCCGGCCATTAGTGAAGCTTCCGCAAAAAAGCAATATCAGCTCATCCACCATCGTCTTGGGCAAGCATTGCGCCTCGCAATGATTTCCGGTGGGATTGCTGTTGTCATTATGTATGTCTATGCGATTCCGATTATGGAGCTTATGTATGATGCACCAACTGTTGCCACCTATTTAAAAATCATGGCCCCCTTTAGTTTCTTCTTATATTTTCAAAGCCCGCTACAAGCAACATTGCAAGCATTGAATTTAGCTAGGGCTGCGATGATGAATAGCTTAATCGGGGCTGTCGTAAAAATTGGAGCCATTTTTGTATTAGCCAGTCGGCCTGAACTAGGTATTATGGGTGCTGCACTGGCGGTTGCTGTCGGCATGGTTCTTGTTACACTATTACATCTAGCTTCTGTCGCAAAAACGATTAGCTTTACACTCCATGTGAAAGAAACGTTAAAAGCTGTTATCATTATGGCGTTATCGGGTGTATTTGGATTTACTTTATATGAGTACGGATTTATGTCCTTCTCATTATTGCCAAGAACCTTATTATGTATTTTCTTAACAACCGGATTTTATGGGATTTTACTGTTTTTATTCGGTCTCGTCAAAAAAGAAGATGTCGATCGATTACCTTATATCGGTTCTACATTATCTAAGTTTGCTCACCGCTAA